In Arvicola amphibius chromosome 1, mArvAmp1.2, whole genome shotgun sequence, one DNA window encodes the following:
- the LOC119805773 gene encoding olfactory receptor 10Q1 gives MREPHPTSPTFFPEDILARKPVLNQSGSPEFVFRVLTNVPEFQALLFTLFLLLYVMILCGNTAIIWVVFTHSALHTPMYFFLGSLSLLEICYTTDVVPLMLSNIFGAQKPISLASCGTQMFFFVTLGSTDCFLLAVMAYDRYVAICHPLHYSLIMTRNLCVQMVLGSLGLALFLSLQLTALIFTLPFCGHHREINHFLCDVPPVLRLACADIHVHQAVLYVVGILVLTVPFLLICISYVFIASTILHMRSAEGRQRAFSTCSSHLTVVLLQYGCCSLVYLRPRSSTSEDEDRQIALVYTFVTPLLNPLIYTLRNKDVKGALRNFIFNKVV, from the coding sequence ATGAGAgagccccaccccacctcacctaCCTTTTTTCCAGAAGACATACTGGCCAGGAAACCTGTACTTAACCAATCGGGGTCCCCTGAGTTCGTGTTCCGTGTGCTCACCAATGTTCCTGAATTCCAGGCTTTGCTCTTcacccttttcctcctgctctATGTGATGATCCTCTGTGGCAACACCGCCATCATCTGGGTGGTGTTCACGCACAGTGCCCTCCATACTCCCATGTATTTCTTCCTGGGCAGCCTGTCTCTCCTGGAAATCTGCTACACCACAGATGTGGTGCCCTTGATGCTTTCTAACATCTTTGGGGCCCAAAAGCCCATATCATTAGCTAGTTGTGGAACAcaaatgttcttctttgtaaCTCTGGGAAGCACTGACTGCTTTCTATTGGCagtcatggcctatgaccgctatgtggccatctgtcaCCCTCTGCACTACAGCCTCATCATGACCCGAAATCTGTGCGTCCAAATGGTGCTGGGTTCCTTGGGCCTAGCACTCTTTCTTTCCCTGCAACTCACTGCCTTAATTTTCACCTTGCCGTTCTGTGGACATCACAGGGAAATCAACCATTTCCTCTGCGACGTGCCTCCCGTCCTGCGGCTGGCCTGTGCTGACATCCATGTACATCAGGCAGTCCTCTATGTTGTGGGCATCCTGGTGCTAACAGTTCCATTCCTGTTGATTTGCATCTCCTATGTGTTCATTGCTTCCACCATTCTGCACATGCGCTCCGCAGAAGGCCGCCAGCGGGCCTTTTCCACCTGTTCCTCCCACCTCACTGTGGTCTTGTTACAGTATGGGTGTTGTAGCCTGGTGTACCTGAGGCCTCGCTCCAGCACCTCAGAGGATGAGGACCGCCAAATCGCCCTGGTCTACACCTTTGTTACCCCATTACTCAACCCTCTGATTTATACCCTTCGAAATAAAGATGTTAAAGGTGCCCTGAGGAACTTCATTTTCAATAAAGTAGTCTGA
- the LOC119801125 gene encoding olfactory receptor 9Q2 → MAGKNYTFVTEFFLTAFTEHPEWGFPLFLLFLSFYLSTLLGNTGMIILIQKNRRLQTPMYFFLSHLSFVDICYSSVIIPQMLAVLWERGTTISQVRCAAQFFLFTFFASIDCYLLAIMAYDRYVAVCQPLLYVTIMTEKACLGLVFGAYVAGFSSGFVRTVTAFTLSFCGSNEINFIFCDLPPLLKLVCGDSYIQEVVIIVFAIFVMPACIVVISVSYLFIIVAITKIRSAGGRAKTFSTCTSHLTAVALFFGTLIFMYLRDNADQSSEGDRVVSVFYTVVTPLLNPLIYSLRNKEVKEAILKSLRRSKISGRP, encoded by the coding sequence ATGGCTGGGAAGAATTACACCTTTGTGACTGAATTCTTTCTGACTGCATTCACTGAACATCCTGAGTGGGggttccctctcttccttttatttttgagtttctaCCTCTCTACTCTGCTGGGGAATACAGGAATGATCATCCTGATCCAGAAGAACCGTCGACTTCAAACCCCAATGTATTTCTTCCTCAGCCACCTCTCCTTTGTGGACATCTGTTACTCTTCTGTTATCATCCCTCAGATGCTGGCTGTATTATGGGAACGTGGCACCACTATCTCTCAAGTTCGTTGTGCAGCTCAGTtcttcctttttaccttctttgcttCCATTGACTGTTACCTCTTGGCAatcatggcctatgaccgctatgtggcagTGTGTCAACCATTGCTTTATGTCACCATTATGACTGAGAAGGCCTGTTTAGGCTTGGTATTTGGGGCATATGTGGCTGGTTTTTCTAGTGGCTTTGTTCGGACTGTCACAGCTTTTACGCTCTCCTTCTGTGGAAGCAATGAGATCAACTTCATTTTCTGTGACCTCCCTCCTCTGTTAAAACTTGTTTGTGGGGACAGCTACATCCAGGAAGTAGTGATTATTGTCTTTGCCATTTTTGTCATGCCTGCTTGCATTGTGGTGATCTCTGTGTCCTATCTGTTCATCATTGTGGCCATCACAAAGATCCGCTCTGCTGGAGGTAGGGCCAAGACTTTCTCCACTTGCACCTCCCACCTCACTGCTGTAGCTCTCTTCTTTGGTACCCTTATCTTCATGTATCTGAGAGATAATGCAGACCAGTCCTCAGAGGGGGACCGAGTTGTGTCTGTGTTTTATACGGTGGTGACCCCATTATTGAATCCACTCATCTATAGCCTGAGGAATAAGGAGGTAAAAGAGGCCATTTTGAAATCTCTGAGAAGATCAAAGATTTCTGGAAGGCCATAA
- the LOC119805119 gene encoding olfactory receptor 1S1-like has product MKSLCSFLQINRDMNQGNETTISEFILLGFSNQAEKQKLIFLLFLSMYLVTVVGNGLIILAIGLDIHLHTPMYLFLANLSFADISSSSTSVPKMLINIQTKSQSISYEGCITQMYFSIVFVVIDNFLLGVMAYDRFVAICHPLNYTVIMHSRFCFLLTVCPWVLSNVVALTHTLLANQLVFCNHNTIQHFFCDLAPLLKLSCSDALINELMKFIVGLSVITFPFALILFSYVRIIRDILRISSTEGKWKAFSTCGSHLTVVILFYGTIVGVYFFPSSTHPEDTDKIGAVLFTVVTPMMNPFIYSLRNKDMKGALKKLINKRHFFPLMS; this is encoded by the coding sequence ATGAAAAGTTTATGCTCTTTTCTTCAGATTAACAGAGATATGAATCAAGGAAACGAAACCACCATCTCTGAATTCATCCTCCTTGGTTTCTCCAACCAGGCTGAGAAGCAGAAACTCATCTTTTTGCTTTTCCTCAGTATGTACCTTGTCACTGTGGTTGGAAATGGGCTCATCATTCTGGCCATTGGCTTGGATATACATCTACATACACCCATGTATCTCTTCCTTGCCAACCTATCCTTTGCTgacatttcttcctcttctacttcaGTCCCCAAAATGCTGATAAATATTCAGACTAAGAGTCAGTCCATTTCCTATGAAGGCTGCATTACACAGATGTACTTTTCTATTGTATTTGTTGTCATTGATAATTTTCTCTTGGGGGTCATGGCTTATGACCGCTTTGTGGCCATCTGCCACCCTCTGAATTACACAGTCATCATGCACTCCAGGTTCTGTTTTTTGCTCACTGTTTGCCCATGGGTTCTTAGCAATGTTGTTGCATTGACACATACTCTTCTGGCCAATCAATTGGTTTTCTGTAACCATAACACCATCCAACACTTCTTCTGTGACTTGGCTCCTCTGCTCAAACTTTCCTGCTCAGATGCACTGATCAATGAACTTATGAAATTTATTGTGGGTTTATCAGTCATCACCTTTCCCTTTGCTCTTATCCTCTTCTCTTATGTCCGCATTATCAGGGATATACTGAGAATTTCATCCACAGAGGGGAAGTGGAAGGCCTTCTCTACCTGTGGTTCTCACCTGACAGTCGTAATACTTTTCTATGGAACTATTGTAGGGGTTTACTTTTTCCCTTCATCCACTCACCCTGAGGACACAGACAAGATTGGTGCAGTACTCTTCACTGTGGTGACACCCATGATGAATCCTTTCATCTATAGCTTGAGAAATAAGGACATGAAAGGTGCCTTGAAAAAGCTCATCAATAAAAGACATTTCTTCCCTTTAATGTCATGA
- the LOC119799915 gene encoding olfactory receptor 9I1-like, whose product MANKNLTEVTRFVLLGFIDLPEWETPLFLVFLIVYLVTIWGNLGLIIIIQVDVQLHTPMYFFLSHLSMLDACYTSVITPQILATLAKDKMVISYGQCVAQFFFFTICAATECFLLSVMAYDRYVAISNPLLYTVVMSPRRCWSLVAGAYGGGLFGAVLRTTCTFSLFFCENNQINFFFCDLPPLLKLSCSDTANVEIIIVFFGNFVILVNALLILISYLLIIKAVMKMKSSGGRAKTFSTCVSHLTAVALFFGTLIFMYIRSSSGKSLEEDKIVSVFYTVVIPMLNPLIYSLRNKDVKAAFRKVTGRFQVSQTLQN is encoded by the coding sequence ATGGCCAATAAAAACCTCACTGAAGTAACCAGGTTTGTTCTCCTGGGCTTTATTGACCTTCCCGAGTGGGAAACGCCCCTTTTTTTGGTGTTTCTCATCGTCTATCTTGTCACCATTTGGGGAAACTTGGGGTTGATCATTATCATACAAGTGGATGTACAGCTCCATACCccaatgtatttctttctgagccacctttccatGCTGGATGCCTGCTACACCTCAGTCATCACCCCTCAGATCCTGGCTACCCTGGCCAAAGACAAAATGGTCATCTCCTATGGCCAATGTGTTGCCCAGTTCTTCTTCTTCACCATTTGTGCAGCAACAGAGTGTTTCCTGCTGTCTGTGATGGCTTATGACCGCTATGTTGCTATTAGTAACCCACTCCTTTACACTGTTGTCATGAGCCCTAGAAGATGCTGGAGTTTGGTGGCTGGAGCTTATGGTGGTGGGCTGTTTGGGGCCGTCTTAAGAACTACATgtaccttttctctcttcttctgtgaaaataatcaaataaatttcttcttttgtgaccTTCCACCTCTGCTGAAGCTCTCCTGCAGTGACACAGCAAATGTTGAGatcattattgttttctttgggaACTTTGTCATTTTGGTGAATGCCTTGCTCATACTAATTTCCTACCTGCTCATCATCAAGGCTGTCATGAAGATGAAGTCTTCAGGTGGCAGAGCCAAGACTTTCTCAACATGTGTCTCCCACCTCACCGCTGTAGCTCTTTTCTTTGGGACCCTCATCTTCATGTACATACGGAGCAGCTCAGGAAAATCCCTGGAGGAAGACAAGATAGTATCTGTCTTCTACACTGTGGTCATCCCCATGTTGAACCCTCTTATCTATAGCCTAAGAAACAAAGATGTGAAGGCTGCCTTCAGGAAGGTCACTGGTAGATTCCAGGTTTCTCAAACCTTGCAAAATTGA